A genomic region of Nymphalis io chromosome 3, ilAglIoxx1.1, whole genome shotgun sequence contains the following coding sequences:
- the LOC126780917 gene encoding activating signal cointegrator 1 complex subunit 1 has product MNDILRPELIWIEGRCYRVNDPITNVTAFQEQDLYETELPYNENDDEEDDDDEFNEITKVDNNRYFTSFHVSKHYLGSIIGKKGATVSRIGRDTRTDIKIPRHGENKDISIYGSNVSNVKAAKRRINMIVIASRMKQKSTHFISIPLNLPNIIEQFEHFKDSVLRDCSSTGLEESLFIRAEKLHLTVGVMCLMDNEERLTASKLLTEAREKCIMPLLNDYQPLQIRLKGLSYMNDDPKEINVLYGCVEEVNAPSGLLQRVVDNIVSHFYKAGFMDKVYGRDNVKMHVTLLNSKYRRQQEIDDEAISKQRKKQETFDGSQILSKFADYDFGTVELNNIYLSQRKSTGPDGYYQSTCVISCKNQ; this is encoded by the exons atgaatGATATACTTAGACCCGAATTGATATGGATCGAAGGAAGATGTTATAGAGTCAACGATCCTATAACAAATGTTACAGCGTTTCAAGAGCAAGATTTATACGAAACTg AACTGCCATATAATGAGAATGATGATGaagaagatgatgatgatgagtttaatgaaataacaaaagTAGATAATAACAGATACTTTACCAGTTTTCATGTCTCTAA gcACTATTTGGGGTCAATTATTGGTAAAAAAGGTGCTACTGTGAGTAGAATTGGGAGAGATACAAGAACTGATATTAAAATACCTAGACATGGAGAAAATAAGGATATTTCAATATATGGATCAAATGTTTCT aatgtTAAAGCAGCTAAAAGAAGGATAAATATGATTGTTATAGCATCTCGAATGAAACAAAAATCAACACACTTTATATCAATTCCTCTGAATCTTCCCAATATTATTGAACAATTCGAACATTTTAAG GATAGTGTTCTTCGTGACTGTTCAAGTACAGGCTTAGAAGAGTCTTTATTTATTAGAGCAGAGAAACTTCATCTAACAGTTGGTGTAATGTGCTTAATGGACAATGAGGAGCGTCTGACAGCCTCAAAATTACTTACCGAAGCCAGagaaaaatgtataat GCCATTGCTGAATGATTATCAACCGCTTCAAATAAGATTGAAAGGATTATCGTATATGAATGATGACCCTAAGgagataaatgttttgtatggTTGTGTTGAAGAGGTCAACGCTCCTTCTGGATTACTTCAGAGAGTTGTTGATAATATTGTATCACATTTCTATAAAGcag GTTTCATGGATAAAGTATATGGTCGTGATAATGTTAAAATGCATGTTACATTATTGAATTCAAAATATAGACGACAACAAGAAATTGATGATGAAGCAATTtctaaacaaagaaaaaaacaagaaaCGTTTGACGGTTCTCAAATACTATCAAAGTTTGCCGATTACGATTTTGGCACTGTAGaacttaataacatatatttatctcAACGCAAATCTACGGGACCCGATGGATATTATCAATCAACATGTGTTATTTCttgtaaaaatcaataa
- the LOC126780916 gene encoding uncharacterized protein LOC126780916 isoform X1: MAQKSSNAYYNVDYQYTSIQNKDDGSKMHGTQRVIIFCLLTTVLPAILIISPLYLRNIKYADVMYRISDSDVIQIHKGQSSIFCQKHSLKMNSSFNAFQMKGRPNLTKKRRHIKLRKSMTLPDDTLEYWGFYLFAGASVELKGCSRYEGSKILVVKGDKILNTCGILEGDKYKRDPLLVGKNRHVSVTVESPRSKKREVKQIKNEVWYNNNVSNDIGKKTKHKRDVKPSLHNPNTVLDTGVNHGGNAFNITTNSAEDKSISSFETNLYECYNDNILMNEFFPYSIHCNNTKYLEDLTTLKVDHTVTSDGYYYYIFYSDNDFVNNDIHAIFDIYKPTFQYSNISDSKMCLNQTECEFNVNMFSDELVIVEVPTKDGLNNNDDSFILMSVCHPRISVYIFFPISVLLLILLFAFL, from the exons ATGGCCCAAAAGTCAAGTAATGCATATTATAATGTTGACTATCAATATACTTCAATACAAAACAAAGATG ATGGCAGTAAAATGCATGGAACCCAGAGAGTTATCATATTTTGTCTTCTAACAACAGTCCTACCAGCAATACTCATAATATCACCACTGTATCTACGCAATATTAAATATGCTGATGTTATGTACAGAATATCTGATTCAGATGTTATACAGATACATAAAGGACAATCTTCTATATTTTGTCAAAAACATTCCTTAAAAATGAACAGTAGCTTTAATGCATTCCAAATGAAAGGTAGAcctaatttaacaaaaaagaggcgacatataaaattaagaaaatcgaTGACATTACCTGATGATACTCTTGAATATTGGGGATTTTATCTTTTTGCAGGAGCATCAGTAGAGTTAAAAGGATGTTCTAGATATGAAGGATCTAAAATTTTAGTAGTTAAaggtgataaaatattaaacacttgTGGTATTTTAGAGggtgataaatataaaagagatCCATTACTTGTCGGTAAAAATAGGCATGTCTCAGTAACAGTAGAAAGTCCAAGGAGTAAGAAACGAgaagtaaaacaaattaaaaatgaagtatggtataataataatgtatcaaATGACattggaaaaaaaacaaaacataaaagagATGTTAAACCGTCTCTGCATAATCCTAATACAGTATTAGATACAGGTGTTAATCATGGTGGAAATGCTTTTAATATTACTACAAATTCAGCTGAAGATAAATCAATTTCTAGTtttgaaacaaatttatatgaatGTTACAATGATAACATATTAATGAATGAATTCTTCCCTTACTCAATCCATTGCaacaacacaaaatatttagaaGACCTTACGACTCTTAAGGTTGATCATACAGTAACATCTgatggatattattattatattttttatagtgataatgattttgttaataatgatATTCATGCCATTTTTGATATTTACAAACCAACATTCCAATACTCTAATATATCTGATTCTAAAATGTGCTTAAATCAGACAGAATGTGAATTTAATGTTAACATGTTCAGTGATGAACTTGTTATTGTTGAAGTCCCAACAAAGGAtggcttaaataataatgatgactcatttattttaatgtctgtATGTCATCCTCGAATATCTGTCTACATTTTTTTCCCTATCTCCGTTCTCCTTTTAATTCTTCTCTTtgcatttttatga